In the Pogona vitticeps strain Pit_001003342236 chromosome 2, PviZW2.1, whole genome shotgun sequence genome, catctggaggcccaaggttggggaccactgctctagaatatagctcagagtagtgctacaCCCAGTGTTCTATCTGCTGTGCTCCTACTCTTAATATGCTCTTTAGAAAACAACATGGAGCTTATTGGCTCATATATTCTGGGAGTTATCTACTAAAGGACAAGGCATTAGTTATGTCAATTTCTGGGGCTTTCTCCCACCCAATGCTTGTTGTAATTccggccctatcattaggcagaatgaggtagTTGAGGCTGGGTGGTGTGCTgaattcctttgttctttatgTAGGGATGGAACATATACAgtaggctgaaatccaatagtaagtcacaaccagagtaggctcATTGGATCGGTGTAATTTACAGAGGAATGGACtcaccccactgattcaatgggcctaatccagttgcaatttactactgcatttcagccaTAGCAATGGCCTCTCACTTAGAATAGCTCTTGGGAAATTTTTGGGCAAAGACCTGCTGGCTACCATGAATAATGCTGCTGTTGGAATCCATGTCAATAGAAGTTCCATATACAGGGCAGTGCATAAGTCCACTGAAATGTTGGTTATGGTCTTCTTCACAGACTGCTTCTGAATGCCAAAGGAATGCTTTTGGATAACTAATTCTCTCTGGGAGGGCAACTTTTGTATAAAAATGTCCCTGAGTGAGTACCTGCTCCTTATAAGTAACTTAAAATGAACTGTATGAAGTGCTTTTGAGCAACAAGAAACTGTTTTGACAAACTGAAATGGCTAGGAAGGCCTTGAAAATACAATGGCAAGGAcagtagttattttttttaaagccacttttCATGATCTACCTATTGTGTAGTATAGTCTTCAGGTATGTGGGGAACATAGTTTTCAGGGAGAGTAACCCGGTGTAAAATTGTGTTATTAGAGAGGGATGTGTCAGTACCTTTGTGGCTAGAGTCTTTGTTGAACAGAGGAGACCTTGGGCCAGTTTTCACCCGGCAACCTATTTTACACCAGCCAAGTGTCTTGTGGCACCTCTAGTTTCAGTTTATATTTTAGTGGCACCTTAATGGCTAAAAACTTTTATTATGGCCCAGGCTTTTGTCTACTATAACATATTTCCACTTCAATTCACAGACAACCATTGACCTCCCCACCCACTCACTCAAGGATATATACACTAATCAGTAAGATCAGAGTGTTTTGAAATGGAAAATGCATAAACAATTATAATTACCTTAATAGTGGCGATTTCCAAACCAGTAGTTGGGTTCAAGGACAGAAGCCCTTGCAATGAATGAACTGATTGACACATGAAACAGGGAAACAAGATCCTTTAACCCTATTCTAGGGGTAGGAAATATGTGCTGGCTGAGCTTCTTCATATATCTTTGTTCAGCTGTTTCACGCTGGAATCTGTCCTTGAAATTATTCTGCACACAGGAAGTCAGAGTTGAGAGCAAATCCACGCAACATCAGTTCCTCCATTTAAATAAGTGTTCCAATATTGTGATAGAAATAGACTGGAATTGCTTTATCTGTCCAAATGCATATCTGCCAGATTCCAAATTTCCTCTGGAATTTCCTTCCTAAATTTAGTAAAATTAGCTGTTTGTCTGGAAGTAGCCTCTAACTGGCTGCACATAGCTATTTTATGGTCACAACCCCAAATTCCAGGGTTACAcccctttattcatttattattttatttatacaataATTCAAACGTTGACATCCTCCTCATAGGTGAGTGTGGGGGGGGATGTGTTGCTTACAAATTATCTCTGTTGCTCAGCAGTCCAATATTGCAACCTTAACAGTTGGTACACAAGTCCACTGTTAATTTCCTCCATTGTCCTCCCCAAAATTGATAATTCCTTTGCTTAATAGCTGAGCAGACAGGAACTGCACAGAGGCAGGAAACTTTCCAGACACAAGGACTCCTTTGTCTTGATGCtgcaaaagaacaaagcaaaacctgTTGCTCAACTGCATCTGCATGGACAAATTATTCACACTACATGTAATTTAATGAAATTGTTTCACAAACTATATAGATAGCCAGAgatcggggtggtggtggagggggaggaAGTGGGGTGTTTTGGGCAAAATCACAGAGGAAAAAGCTCTCAATGGCTACTATGCACAATGGTCCTGTGGAATCTCCAGCACTCACTATAACATTCTTcagtcaaaatcctattgtgtaatgTAAGCAAAGTCTTAAATTTCTGTGCAGTTCTCATGGGTAAATAGTAACCATGCACATTGGTTTGGTTCATGTGTACATATCCTTGGGAATTGTGGCAGGGGCTCTTCATGTACCAGAAATTACTACTAAGCATATgtcaaacaacaggattttggcttatgAATACCAGTCAAGGACTGGGCAACTAGAAAGAAGAAAGCTATTATCATCCCATTCTGTTTCTGGACATTTGATGGAACACTGTGGGAAATGGGATGAGCAGGCCTCCTGCATTACAGTCTTTAAAATTTTACGTCCAGAGATAATTCCTGCAGCAAGAGCAATGGAAGGGAGGAACAGGGACCCCATCTTTCCCAGAATGACTGTTCCGTCCCCTCTTACAGCACCTTATCCCCAAGTCCATCCTTCCTCCATCTTGTCTGTTCTTGGCCATACCAAAACATGGTAGATATCTTGAACTTTGGGTTTATTGGAAACGGGACTGGTTCTACTACATTGAGAATGAGAAGGGCTTTTGTTTTGCCATGACAGAGGTCTAGAAGCCTCTTCAGATACAATGGAAGTTGGGAATGCTCCAAACAGAACGCAAAAGACTGAATAACCATATTGAGGCAGCTAATCTTTGTAGTGGTTTCTAATCAGCACAGAGCTTTAATTCCCTTCATGCAAAACTAGGTCTTTATGGGTGTGACTAGATAGGCATCTTTCCTACAGTTTGATCCTAGTTGGGAATGGGCTAGTTCACATCTTTTTCCAATGACTATATGATATATATGCCATTGTGAACCAGATCAATAACCATCCACAACTTTTGGGGTTTCTGTCGGGggttcctggtttgtttgttttttgtatgggGAGGATCCTTGGTAATCTGTGCTGCTGTTGGATCTTCCATCCTCTGCCCTCAACCCTCTCCACACCCCCTTGGTAACACACTAGGCATGCCCCACAGGAATAGAGTGGGGCATCAGAGGGCAGATCTCCTGACACTAGCATTGGTAGCTGCTCCTTTCAAACACTCAAATCATGAACATGGCTGCCTCTGGATGATGATCAAAGAAAAGCTCTGCTTTTCTACAGCAAGGGTGGTTTAGAGTTctgggactacagctctcatcagatctagcacagccaatgatgaagggtgatgggagttgtaatctagcAACACCTGGAGGGCAACACATGACTGGCGGATAGAACATCCAGCCCAGGAGCAAAGAATTAATACCACCCACTCACGGGAAAGATTTGATTAACCCCTATGGCAGAGTTACTGCAAAGCAGAACGCTAAAGATAATTCCGTATTCTAGGTGAACAATTCAAACCCGTAGTGATATTTTCCAGAGGGGTAGCATTGTTGGCATGTTGTAaaacaataattttatttattttaaatatttttagtccacttttctcctcaaaaaggacccaaggcagcttacaacaaataaaaaacagtatttaagctaacaatagtgagtatacaatactaaaaggatcaaatgaatacagtagtaaaaaacataagcaacaccaaaacacattcaatatggaaaggtacaacaattcatttaaaaaccttgctctgcagccagtcactcagcggatgtctgcctgaagagaaagcaaagGACAGGAAAGAAGGGGCTAGCCTAGCTTGGTGCAAGGGCAGAGGGAGAATCCTTAAGGCACCACAGGGCTTTGCTTTGTTTGATCACCCTTGGCTAGTACCCCATGGTCGTACCATTCTCTAACCTAACAGAATCTTGCACCATGTATAAAGTCACTTACTACCTAATGTAGCATCTACAACCTCACAGAGGAAGGCTTGAAGACAGTAACAGGACAGCTGCTGGTGGGACAGAGCAGATTGTCTCCACTATCACCTCATTACCTCTGGAACACCCTTTTGAAGGAGTGACCCAGGGTGGTGTAATATTCAAACCGGAAACTTATAATAAAATGAATGACATGAAAATTTGCCTGATACTTGAGTAAATGTGATAATACTGCATTGCAACATCTCCTATGACTGGGTATCAGGACCCCACCCTGTGTGTTAACAGCTTAAAATACCCATGGTTTATCTGGGCTCTCCTTTCCCCTTAAATCCTAACAGAGGCTCTCAGTGCCCTTCTACTGCAACCAGGTGTGCCTTTTCCCCTTTGACTGACACAAGAGCTGTGGGAGATATAAAAGGTCATGGATAGCACAAGGCTGGCTATTCCTCCTCCCTGCCTCAGTAAGTGGGTGCTCAAGGTTTGGTGAGTATCTATATTTTTAGGCTAGTCCTTGATGTTTTTCAGATCATgaagtttattttccttctctagTGTGCATCTTTGGTTGGTGTGTCCTTTTCATTTTGTTACTCATAGTTTTTTTGGTCTCATTCCATGTACTGTTTAGGTATATTCTGTTTCAAGGAGATTTGTAATAAGGTTTGCATGAGTATCTTTGCTGAAATAAGAGTTTAGCAGATGTGCTTCTTAGCAGCACCCTGAGCTTTAACAGACTCTCCTGAAAATTCCAAACATCTGTGCTCATGAATGTGGGCTACGAACTACCAGGGGCCAGTGTCTTCTCCCTCATGGTTCTACAAGATTCAAATCTTCTTCCCTTGAGCAGAACAACTGCTCAAAATCCTCCCCACCTCTATGTGGATATCTGAGGCTGCCCCAGCTCCTTAAAAACTTCTAAGCTAAATTTGCTGCACCTTTCCTCTTCTGGCAAGGAATCTTCCTTCTGTTTGTATGCATAATCCATTactgttgccctcttctgagGGTGAATTAGATTTGATGTGAATTGCCTAGACACcactatggcagtggttcccaaccttgggttctcagatatttcttggactgcaacttccagaaattttAGCCTGAGAAGCTAGTGGtgcaggtttctgggagttacagttcatgAATGTCTGGGCACCTACAGCTGGAAATAGCTGAGCTGTGGTAAACATTACATGGGTGTGTCTACACATCTAACTCTAAGAGGCTAGGTTACCTTTCTTAAGTACCCTTTTCCCTAGGTTCCTCATATTTTGAAGGCTACTTTTTTAATGACTCCTACATCCTAGATGTCCAGGCTACAATGCCTGTGAAGAAGAATATATTTGCCTTTCTAGAATTTCTTCATCCTTAAATGACGTTGCAAAGTGATCTGGTCCAGGAATGAAGCTAAGTCTCAGCCCAGGTGCAACCCAATTAATTCTAGTGGCAACCAAATCAACTCCAGTGGCTTATTCGGTATATTAACTGAGACCCAAGCTTAGAGAAGCATACAGAAATACATACccgattttaaaaggaaaatacatataaacaaaTCAGCTAACTAAACTTACAAGGATGCTAGGAATAAATTGCTAATATAATTTTGGTGGGTATGTTTATTCTGAGGCATTTCTATAttgagaaatagaaagaaaatatcTCTTTGAACCAAAACATCACCTCGGGGAAATGAATAAGGAAGGAGTCTGAGCAGCTGCCCCAGAAAAAATTCAAGCCGACAAATTCATTAGCTTTGAAAGTCATAGATGATTGCATGAGAAACAGGACAGGGTCCCTGTACCTTTTAAAAACTATATGGAAGAGGGAATGTCAGCAGCAGGtgtagcaagttatgcaaacttaCACCCCTTATCATTCCTTCTTCCACACAATTATTAAAGACACTGGAGCCCTCTCGTTCCTTCATGCAGTCTCTCTGCATGAGATATCCATAGGATTACTGTAATATGGGGGCAAAGACTTGTGTGATGAACATGATGGGAGGGGAATGTCACTAGTCCCATGTCCCTTCTTATACATTTCTGCCACTCTCCTCATGCAAAGGTCAACTTCTGAGGAGACGAGCTTTTTCTCTGTAAGGATGCTCTTCACAtgatgtagaacagtggttcttaaccttgggttaatcaggtgtttttgaactgcaactcccagaaaccccagccagcacagctggtggtgaaggcttctgggagttgcagtccaaaaacacctgagtaacccaaggttaataaCCTCTGATGTAGAACACTGATCTCATAGTGTTTGGGATCATGTGAAGAGTCTCCATGAAAAGAGGAGGCCTTTCTCATTACTCTGATTGTATAGTATGCTGGTAACATGCTCCCCACTTCCTATGTTTAGTATGTTCAACTATTTTGCCACATGCACAGGGCTGTTTGGAAAGCGTAACAATAACAAATGAAGGTGTGGGTCTGGCATTTTGCAAAGGGGGACTGGGAAAGGTAAGATTTGTTACATCCTGTATAGAAATGGAAGCCTGGGAACTGTGGGGAccattgtttcatttatttcattctagagaCTCTGTATAGCACATGTAGGGAGAACAGGCATATAACAGCAAAAATATGTCTGCAGGAAAACAGCTGTAACCCTATACTGTTCATCCAATTTATGTATTACTCTTCCAAACTGGCCCTAAGAGAGCACTAGCGGGTCCATCTCAGCATCTCTCTGAGAATGTCCAGGTTCACATTTAGAACGCATCAGAAGAACAGTTTTCTTGGGAAAAGATACAGTTAATTTAAAAACTACTGTGGTCTACAGAGCCATACGGGTGGGTGGTATATAGGCATCAGTTCCTTCTGATCTGTTAAAGGCTAGACTGAACctggaacctttaaaaaaatccatgtaaaGCAGGTGCTTTAATCACAGAACTCTGGCTCATGAGCAACACACCCTCAGTGAACCATCTCCAAAGATGGGGCATGCCAATGTCTCTGTTTTCGTGCTACTCCAGTTTCCTCATAGACCCTATGCAAAGTGTGATACTGAGAGCAATGAGGCCTTCTTTTGGAATCCCAGTTTTACAGACCTTGAGTTGGTTTGGCTTGCCAATCTTGTTGGGTTTCCAAATCTTTGAAGTCTTTGTATGAGGTAAGGGACAAACTTGCTTGATGCTGCTCTTCTTCTCCACCTTGCAGGTGGCTGGCTGAGAGACCCATAGAAGCTTTTAGAATGGTAAGTGCACAGTGGTTTCTTTCTGAGGGGACACATTGGTGGAGGCAACTCAGGCACTGCTTGTAACTATGTGGCCAAATAGCCCTTTTTGTTTAACTTGGGAAGCAGCCTCGGAAAGAGTGACTGCAGACGGATGTTTCTGTGGTGAGAGGAAGAGTGCTCAGCCTTTGCTGCTTCCCCACATTGCATGATCCTCTCAGTCTTTTGAAATGTGAGCTTATTTGGAGTAGGGGAATAGTAAGGGTCTGTATAGGAGGGGAACCTCATCAGCGTTTATCTGTCCTCGGTGTTCCTTTAAATTTAGGAACAGGTCGGTGGACTGAAGTATGCATTTTCTTGTGTGTAACATGTAGTTTGCCCCTGAGTGTTCGAGGCTTTTGGGTACAGTTATGCCAGTAGGCTGGCTTTGGGTCAAGAAGAGAATACCTTGGACTGTGGGTGGGCTCACCATGAACCTGATGACCTACCCTTCGTCACAATTATGCTTTGTTTCCTCTTGTCCCAGCCACAATCTCCTGCTGTACACACAGTTGCAGTAATTAATATCTGTGTTCAGAAGGTTGTGAAACTTTTGACTCCAGCAGGGAGAAAGGGGTAGCAATGTTAAgttggcaaaacaacaacaacaaagtgttgtggcactttaatgACTGGCCATTTCTGTTTGATAAATGCTTAGCTCATCTCTTCTCTCATTTCAGTTCATCTCCCCAAAATTTTACAGAGGGCTGGGCCAGCTTGAAGCCTACATTGGTGTGGAGGAAGGAGTGGCCTTCAAAATGGACAACCACCAATTCTGGGACACAATGACTGCTGGCTATCAATGGACCATAATGGGTGTATCTGTAAAGAGAGACTCAAGCAAGTTTTGGGTAGTCCCTTTACCTTCAAGAAAAGTGATGCTGAGAAACAGGCGTGGTATGAACCTGGCTCCAGTGGAGATAAGAACAGACCCCAGAACCTTTCCTGTTGTACCAGTCCCATATTCAGAAGATCCGAATCTAAAGTTTAGGGTCTACTACCAAGGTAATAAGGTGGCTTTCCAGGCCCATAATGGTCTTTTCCTGGGCCGAGTATGTAAAGATTTTTGTAGACGGATCAACGCATTGGAAGCATCCATGTTCTTCCCAGATGACACCTGTTTTTTCCAGCCTGTGATTGGGGACGTCCTTCTTCCTACCTTTAAAATACTGAATGTGATTCCGAGGGGAATTTCTCAGTTGGACTACTCCTCCCATCTCATTGAGACGCGTGTTTTTATCAACAGGGGAGAGGAACCCGTAGAACACACTTTCAACATGACTTATAGTGCCCGTAGTATTGACAAAGTTTTCTGGAACAATTTGTGGGGGCTTGGTTTGCCTTCGTTATGTGCTTTCAAAGTTGACAGTGCAAGTCCATCTGTGATGTACAATGTGAACAATGACCACATTGTCCCTCTTGTGAGGACAATTTCTGAAGAGGTCCCAGAACAAGTGATGGTACCCCCAAAATCTGAAGTCAA is a window encoding:
- the LOC110081181 gene encoding uncharacterized protein LOC110081181 — protein: MDSTRLAIPPPCLSKWVLKVWWLAERPIEAFRMFISPKFYRGLGQLEAYIGVEEGVAFKMDNHQFWDTMTAGYQWTIMGVSVKRDSSKFWVVPLPSRKVMLRNRRGMNLAPVEIRTDPRTFPVVPVPYSEDPNLKFRVYYQGNKVAFQAHNGLFLGRVCKDFCRRINALEASMFFPDDTCFFQPVIGDVLLPTFKILNVIPRGISQLDYSSHLIETRVFINRGEEPVEHTFNMTYSARSIDKVFWNNLWGLGLPSLCAFKVDSASPSVMYNVNNDHIVPLVRTISEEVPEQVMVPPKSEVKACLYADRQRYAALPFIATIQKVKPDGTIEIFREAGAWKGLAYRNLRVEHSVVKL